The genomic DNA ATATTCTTAAAATAGATGGATACTCCCGTTATAAGATTACATGAAATGTATTAAAAAAAATGGAATAGGCAGATAAAAATGATCAAAGCTGTTTTTTTCGATATTGATGATACCTTGTATGACACTTCTGGTTTTGCTGAACTGGCACGGAAAGCAGCCCTCAGAACAATGATCGATGCTGGTCTGCCATTATCCCATAAGGAATCCTATTTACTTCTCAGGGAAATTGTTAAAGAGAAAGGATCCAACTATGATAAACATTTCAATGTATTAACCAGAAGAGTTTATGGGGAGGAAAAACCGTTACTCATTGCTCTGGGAATGATCACCTACCATAACGTGAAATTTGCTTTATTAAGACTTTTCCCAGGCACGGTGGCTACTCTTATGCATCTTAAAAAAAATGATTACCAGTTAGGAGTGATCTCCAATGGATTGACCATTAAACAATGGGAAAAGCTCATCAGACTGGGGCTTTACCATTTTTTCGATGATGTGGTCACATCTCAGGAG from Methanobacterium sp. includes the following:
- a CDS encoding TIGR02253 family HAD-type hydrolase, whose amino-acid sequence is MIKAVFFDIDDTLYDTSGFAELARKAALRTMIDAGLPLSHKESYLLLREIVKEKGSNYDKHFNVLTRRVYGEEKPLLIALGMITYHNVKFALLRLFPGTVATLMHLKKNDYQLGVISNGLTIKQWEKLIRLGLYHFFDDVVTSQEAGSEKPDYEIFQMALDRMGCQANKSVMVGNKFSEDILGATNAGMSAILVNSQLSADEKELIKTEDLDVKVVSDISQVKNLL